A genomic stretch from Strongyloides ratti genome assembly S_ratti_ED321, chromosome : 1 includes:
- a CDS encoding GDP-D-glucose phosphorylase 1, with protein sequence MSYGEKDNIYSININEEDKNEVRNKNNQIMGHKSLRSHSLYQMPDQLVDAVQKAELYLYSSSDFIIDLKKYEENDLVNIENSKNNIEEKRDLFDMLLTKWEDSKKFNVFNYSINYEPFCPYRFNFTKLHPSEVLVYLGCTDRIDEDYSIEQNIIAVNASPIERGHSLIIPSVNKKLPQIITPQAIRMATEIMLMTKNRDYHVLYNSLLGQASVNHLHLHFMPWPYESDLIYRKFEHIFKNLYFIHPPNWFIHCFCIQLESLQKLDEFLNTTNCVAHKLLENKIAHNFFFTRAPPIRITGLDREEINITEHPSLVTLYIFPRKSVTGAKPPTNFNPAALELAGCMTAYTYRFFENADEIGVLRIVNDDALLEEDVIQMIIKKINVSLNN encoded by the exons atGAGTTACGGAGAAAAAGACAACAtttattcaataaatataaatgaagaaGATAAGAATGAAGTGAGGAATAAAAATAACCAAATTA tGGGACATAAAAGTTTACGATCACATTCATTATATCag ATGCCAGATCAGTTAGTTGATGCTGTACAAAAAGctgaattatatttatatagttcaagtgattttataattgatcttaaaaaatatgaagaGAATGATTTggtaaatattgaaaattccaaaaataatattgaagaaaAACGTGAT ttatttgaTATGTTATTAACTAAATGGGAagatagtaaaaaatttaatgttttcaATTACTCAATTAATT ATGAACCATTTTGTCCTTATAGATTTAATTTTACCAAACTTCATCCATCTGAAGTATTGGTATATCTTGGATGTACTGATAGAATTGATGAAGATTATAGTATtgaacaaaatattattgctGTTAATGCTAGTCCAATTGAAAGAGGTCATTCATTAATAATACCTtcagttaataaaaaattacctCAAATTATAACACCACAAGCTATTAGAATGGCCACTgaaataatgttaatgaCAAAAAATAGAGACTATcatgttttatataatagtTTATTGGGCCAGGCTAGTGTCAATCATCTTCATTTACATTTTATGCCATGGCCATATGAAAGTGATTTAATATATAgg aaatttgaacatatctttaaaaatttatactttattcATCCACCAAATTGGTTTATTCATTGTTTTTGTATACAATTAGAATCATTACAAAAATTAGATGAATTTCTTAATACAACAAATTGTGTTGCacataaattattagaaaataaaattgcacataatttcttttttacaaGAGCACCACCTATAAGAATTACAGGTTTAGATAGAGaagaaattaatattacAGAACATCCATCTCTtgtaacattatatatatttcccCGTAAAAGTGTTACAGGAGCTAAACCACCAACAAATTTTAATCCTGCTGCATTAGAGTTGGCTGGATGTATGACAGCATATACATATagattttttgaaaatgCCGATGAAATTGGAGTTCTTCGTATAGTAAATGATGATGCATTACTTGAAGAAGATGTGATTcaaatgataattaaaaaaattaatgtttcattaaataattaa
- a CDS encoding Transcription factor Iwr1 family-containing protein encodes MSDNVIPVIRVCRKRTLPSIPGIILTVKKSKGSDGNAIGSSFTESPENTDLSVGNNYSDNFVQKNSYFKLCKSTDVAEIDKAGIIEVPDAEVALIDYNAKKSNIEILGNPNLTPTELLNQFAALKTEEKKGVTVINDKDNEDIVYDYYVMSGKTAEEKFSKTDIDECNLREATYDEIQFYYGGDSDSDADKKLNGFDESDDSNDEDNWRNEYPDDESSDLQGDDDDSFDEYGNVDNTEYYEYVNDHSNSESDHWNE; translated from the coding sequence atgtCTGATAACGTTATTCCTGTTATCCGTGTATGCCGCAAACGAACATTACCCTCCATACCtggaataattttaactGTTAAAAAGTCAAAAGGTAGTGATGGTAATGCAATTGGTAGTAGTTTTACTGAATCACCTGAAAATACAGACTTATCTGTTGGAAATAATTATTCAGACAATTTTGttcaaaaaaattcttattttaaattgtgtAAAAGTACTGATGTTGCTGAGATTGACAAGGCTGGTATTATAGAAGTACCTGATGCTGAAGTTGCTTTAATTGATTATAATgctaaaaaaagtaatattgaaatattagGTAATCCAAATTTAACACCTACTGAACTTTTAAATCAATTTGCTGCATTAAAAACAGAAGAGAAAAAAGGTGTCACTGTTATAAATGACAAAGATAATGAGGATATTGTATATGACTATTATGTAATGAGTGGAAAAACAGCtgaagaaaaattttcaaaaacagATATTGATGAGTGTAATTTGAGAGAAGCCACCTATGATGagatacaattttattatggTGGTGACAGTGATTCAGATGCAGATAAAAAACTAAATGGATTCGATGAGTCGGATGATAGTAATGATGAGGATAATTGGCGTAATGAGTATCCTGATGATGAGAGTTCTGATTTACAAGGAGACGATGATGACAGTTTTGATGAGTATGGGAATGTTGATAATACAGAATATTATGAATATGTAAATGACCATTCAAATTCAGAAAGTGATCATTGGAATGAATGa
- a CDS encoding UBX domain and SEP domain-containing protein: MPRIQGLENLNDEKSDSSDHEDDMKYFVGGGKNSGQAVFGNGPNNNKKNEEKVNALFEQARKAGAEILSSEELEDSNKQGSSRDFSSTTGYRLGGLYSSPSVVKPTESDAQGNNPLIIDINVWTNGFSIGDDGLLRSFDDPENQEFWNAIMHGQIPSEIIKNNTPGREIDVRLHRRTEEYKPPKKAFAGSGYRLGEKVSPIDCENANDDVAKKANAEPALLLAAQKEIKLKDGEKVGRVGIRLPCGQLIKAEVNASHTIGDLRDFVIRAVPSLSFSSWRFITNVPKRSFDDETQTLDEAKIFSGMIMVKFD, encoded by the coding sequence ATGCCAAGAATACAGGGATTAGAAAATCTTAATGATGAAAAATCTGACTCATCTGATCATGAAGAtgatatgaaatattttgttgGTGGTGGTAAGAATTCAGGACAAGCTGTATTTGGTAATGGTccaaataataacaaaaaaaatgaagaaaaagtGAATGCATTGTTTGAACAGGCAAGAAAAGCTGGTGCTGAAATTTTGTCATCTGAAGAACTTGAAGATAGTAACAAACAGGGTTCATCTAGAGATTTTTCATCCACAACCGGTTATAGATTAGGAGGCTTATACAGTTCACCTAGTGTTGTAAAACCAACTGAATCAGATGCACAAGGTAACAATCCTTTGattattgatattaatgTTTGGACTAACGGTTTTTCAATTGGTGATGATGGTTTATTGAGAAGTTTTGATGATCCTGAAAACCAAGAATTTTGGAATGCAATTATGCATGGTCAGATACCTTCAgagattataaaaaataacacaCCTGGAAGAGAAATTGATGTAAGACTTCATCGTCGTACTGAAGAATATAAACCACCTAAGAAGGCTTTTGCTGGTTCTGGATATCGTCTTGGAGAAAAAGTCAGTCCAATAGATTGTGAAAATGCAAATGACGATGTCGCTAAAAAGGCAAATGCTGAACCTGCACTTTTATTAGCTGCTCAAAAAGAAATCAAATTAAAAGATGGTGAAAAAGTTGGTAGAGTTGGTATTCGCCTTCCATGTGgacaattaataaaagcaGAAGTTAATGCTTCTCATACAATTGGTGATCTTCGTGATTTTGTCATTAGAGCAGTACCAAGTTTAAGTTTTTCTTCATGGAGATTTATAACAAATGTACCAAAACGTTCATTTGATGATGAAACTCAAACATTGGATGAAGCTAAGATATTTTCTGGAATGATAATGGTGAAATTTGactaa
- a CDS encoding Histone deacetylase 10, with translation MLKHKNVWDHFHAESPDRMTAILDMLENEKLNDKLTKISHISLSKNDIALVHPMSYIEKLENLCKNGCDKDREDFCKKHDSIYMVSETYDCALRAVECCWSITKSVLENRKSNGFALVRPPGHHAYSDNPNGFCFFNNISICAKKAMKDYDNVRKILIIDWDIHSGQGTQFSIKDCDPNIQLISIHRYENGKYWPHLVESNFDESFSSNTLNIPLNEVGLNDFHYIHIMCKVVFPFIFNFKPDLILVSCGYDAAIGDPKGEMMVSPYFYGLMTRLLSSLSIPLALFYEGGYLIESITISAKETISGLIDREIFNYYKSNLPPDNSINFKNEFFWMINKLTSHNNLHKNINTLNYYLTQNTIQLSPLYQPSKEELKIYQFTPPAITRGVYTQLSNEEITTAHEYIVHSMKCQNIENDTKNLIHIDFNDEKKILTFTGNKHQETISIVIDDLTIFTFILTYIIIPNIFCFTSNENFDKFLSNWNIMTINNYDENLAIKSIIEKLFSKFNLQYY, from the exons AtgttaaaacataaaaatgtttGGGATCATTTTCATGCAGAATCTCCAGACCGAATGACAGCAATTTTGGATATGttagaaaatgaaaaattaaatgataaattaactaaaatttCACATATTTCATTgtcaaaaaatgatattgcTCTTGTACATCCTATGTCATATATTGAGAAACttgaaaatttatgtaaaaatggATGTGATAAAGATAGAGAAGACTTTTGCAAAAAACATGATAGTATATATATGGTTAGTGAAACATATGACTGTGCATTAAGAGCAGTTGAATGTTGTTGGAGTATCACAAAATCTGTCCTTGAAAATag GAAATCTAATGGTTTTGCTTTAGTACGACCTCCAGGACATCATGCTTATAGTGATAATCCTAATggattttgtttttttaataacatttcaATATGTGCTAAAAAAGCTATGAAAGATTATGATAATGTTAGGAAAATTCTTATAATAGATTGGGATATTCATTCAGGGCAGGGGACacaattttcaataaaagaTTGTGATCCAAATATTCAATTAATATCTATTCATAGATATGAAAATGGTAAATATTGGCCACATTTAGTTGAATCTAATTTTGATGAATCATTTTCCTCCAATACATTAAACATTCCATTAAATGAAGTTGGTTTAAAtgattttcattatattcaTATAATGTGTAAAGTAGTTTttccttttatttttaactttaaaccAGATTTAATTTTGGTTTCATGTGGTTATGATGCAGCAATAGGTGATCCAAAAGGAGAAATGATGGTATCTCCATATTTTTATGGATTAATGACAAGACTTTTAAGTAGTCTTTCCATACCATTAGCATTATTTTATGAAGGTGGATATTTAATTGAATCTATTACAATTTCAGCAAAAGAAACAATTTCTGGTCTTATTGATAgggaaatatttaattattataaatcgAATTTACCACCAGATAattctattaattttaagaatGAATTTTTCTGGatgattaataaattaaccAGTCACAATAAtcttcataaaaatattaatactttaaattattacttaACACAAAATACAATTCAATTATCACCTTTATACCAACCTTCAAAAGAagagttaaaaatttatcaatttacaCCACCTGCTATAACAAGAGGAGTATATACTCAGTTAAGTAATGAAGAAATTACTACTGCTCATGAATATATAGTACATTCTATGAAATGtcaaaatattgaaaatgacacaaaaaatttaattcatattgattttaatgatgaaaaaaaaattcttactTTTACTGGTAATAAACATCAAGAAACTATTTCAATAGTAATAGATGActtaacaatttttacttttattttgacatatataattatacctaatattttttgttttacatcaaatgaaaattttgacaaatttttatcaaactGGAATATAATGACTATAAACAATTACGATGAAAATTTGgcaattaaaagtataattgaaaaattgttttcaaaatttaatcttcaatattattaa
- a CDS encoding Lipid-binding serum glycoprotein, C-terminal domain and Bactericidal permeability-increasing protein, alpha/beta domain-containing protein, translating to MSPIHENNGTFNMNYKNANIRVRINDQLFQRSHQILQNLFIWQVQNAVIENQLQCFPEGCVTIYDFRITGVTLPKKFSLNPLPPNLLQLEMEMFDMDIQAKVNGNLQMLLGLPLTGNLIVTARSLFMPITLELQKTIHKIPIAHVTSCGLASGIVSATLQDAGVLTDIINIRYANELNIKAREVVESTLCDNMNRMISSQINSKLRKFPRYLNVYEVMKYLEQVKNRYSRHIRHQNFFYNKYSLQRYPRQVEININKNEPVIKSVKYVTPNIKRNLSDIFDFKKLKNINIYLDIIDTSSSISDYIIGINGFADLIDKSNAKTYLNTFHQNNMLPNFPKHIRPKMVDVIIDGSILNSLLHQLWRNNAFNVKIDKKFPEFENILKTSCSLDEVCISDSIPEVGENYPDKYLIIKTFLTSPPIGKVNHESIIMNIEGMSIFALEEDEKEIGKIPFTAKIIIYVNFIENSSKIKLSLLVPEIEIHNSVDFFGLKPEYLTSLKTGAVNVIQKFVNSKLSNGIDFQPFTTHLADMFGVYYPTISLLDSGELLFQSDLDVHKLYYSPHFYQ from the exons ATGTCACCTATTCATGAAAATAATGGAACATTTAAtatgaattataaaaatgccAATATTCGTGTCCGTATAAATGATCAATTATTTCAAAGATCACATCAAATTCTCC aaaatttgtttatatgGCAAGTTCAAAATGCTGTAATTGAAAACCAATTACAATGTTTTCCTGAGGGATGTGTTACTATTTACGATTTTAGAATTACTGGAGTAACATTGcctaaaaaattttcccTTAATCCATTACCTCCTAATCTTTTACAATTAGAAATGGAGATGTTTGATATGGA taTTCAAGCAAAAGTTAATGGTAATCTTCAAATGCTTCTTGGTTTACCATTAACTGGAAATTTAATTGTCACAGCAAGATCTTTATTTATGCCAATAACTTTAGAACTTCAAAAAACAATACATAAAATTCCTATAGCTCATGTAACTTCATGTGGTTTGGCATCAGGAATTGTATCAGCTACCCTACAGGATGCTGGTGTATTGAcagatattataaatataagataTGCAAATGAGTTAAATATTAAAGCTAGAGAAGTTGTTGAAAGTACATTATGTGATAATATGAATAGAATGATATCAAGTCAAATTAATAGTAAACTTAGAAAATTTCCaagatatttaaatgtttatgaAGTAATGAAATATCTTGAACaagttaaaaatagatattcACGTCATATTAGacatcaaaattttttttataacaaatattctTTACAAAGATATCCCAGACAggtagaaataaatattaataaaaatgaaccAGTTATAAAGAGTGTAAAATATGTTACaccaaatattaaaagaaacttAAGTGATATTTTtgactttaaaaaattaaaaaatatcaatatatatCTTGATATCATTGATACATCATCATCCATATCTGATTATATTATTGGTATTAATGGTTTTGCcgatttaattgataaatcgAATGctaaaacatatttaaatacattccatcaaaataatatgttaCCTAATTTTCCTAAACATATACGACCTAAGATGGTTGATGTTATTATTGATGGAAGTATATTAAATAGTTTACTTCATCAGTTATGGAGAAATAATGcgtttaatgttaaaattgacaaaaaatttccggaatttgaaaatattcttaaaacATCATGTTCATTAGATGAAGTTTGTATTAGTGACAGTATTCCAGAGGTTGGAGAAAATTATcctgataaatatttaataattaaaacatttttaacaaGTCCACCAATAGGAAAAGTAAATCATGAAAGtattataatgaatattGAGGGAATGTCTATTTTTGCATTAGAAGAagatgaaaaagaaataggTAAAATACCATTTACagcaaaaataataatatatgtaaactttattgaaaatagtagtaaaataaagttatcaCTTCTTGTACCAGAAATTGAAATACATAATTCTGTTGACTTTTTTGGTCTAAAACCTGAATATTTAACTTCATTGAAGACGGGAGCTGTTAAtgttatacaaaaatttgtCAATTCAAAATTATCTAATGGAATTGATTTTCAACCATTTACAACACATTTAGCTGATATGTTTGGTGTTTATTATCCAACAATATCATTACTCGATTCAGGagaattattatttcaaagTGATTTAGATGTTCATAAATTATACTATTCACcacatttttatcaataa
- a CDS encoding Sphingomyelin synthase-like domain-containing protein, with translation MRDNLTGIQNTSISISRCDTDSDTAKNFASFSSNSVSVQLEDEYEKKDCSFMEIIKLLIALLCLSISAFSNFFLLTLIHDIVPRKPLPDLVFILIPQQKWAWPVGDVLSTVNSVIGFVIVLLHRQRITIIRRIFILGAIMYGLRAVVMAVTYLPPSFNNRDEICEPQVNRTDIHWDDVMKRFVTYVVTLGLTSGQEKILCGDLMFSGHTIVLSIMYFTTLKYTPRKLTFLRYIVTPITFCGMAALVVSGGHYSMDVLIAYWISSHVFWGYHQIFELPLHMRKNQNLSRLWWFNLAYWFETSVPSGPIKNIWNWPLAKPIFMKKFIERCNKNLK, from the exons ATGAGAGACAATCTTACAGGAATACAAAATACAAGTATATCAATATCAAGATGTGATACAGATTCTGATACAGCAAAAAATTTTGCTTCTTTTTCCAGTAACTCAGTTTCTGTTCAATTAGAAGATGAATAcgaaaaaaaagat tgtTCTTTTAtggaaataattaaattattgatTGCACTTTTATGTTTATCCATATCAgcattttcaaattttttcttactaACACTTATTCATGATATTGTACCAAGGAAACCTTTACCTGAtttagtttttatattaataccTCAACAAAAATGGGCATGGCCTGTTGGAGATGTCTTGTCAACTGTTAATTCTGTAATTGGTTTTGTCATTGTTTTGTTACACCGTCAACGAATAACAATAATACGaagaatatttattcttGGTGCTATAATGTATGGTCTTAGGGCTGTTGTTATGGCAGTAACTTATCTTCCACCCTCATTTAATAATCGAGATGAAATTTGTGAACCACAGGTAAATAGAACTGATATTCATTGGGATGATGTTATGAAAAGATTTGTTACATATGTTGTTACACTTGGATTAACATCAGGACAAGAAAAAATTCTTTGTGGTGATTTAATGTTTTCTGGTCATACAAttgttttatcaataatgtattttacaacattaaaatatacacCAAGAAAATTAACATTTCTTCGATATATTGTAACACCAATCACATTTTGTGGTATGGCAGCATTAGTTGTTAGTGGAGGCCATTATTCAATGGATGTTTTAATAGCTTATTGGATATCAAGTCATGTATTTTGGGGATATCATCAAATTTTTGAGTTACCCTTACATATGagaaaaaatcaaaatttatcaaGATTATGGTGGTTTAATTTAGCTTATTGGTTTGAAACAAGTGTACCATCTGGaccaataaaaaatatttggaaTTGGCCATTAGCAAAACCTATATTTATGAAGAAATTTATAGAAAGGtgcaataaaaatttgaaataa
- a CDS encoding 40S ribosomal protein S2, which yields MAERGGFQAGFGSARGGRTEGGAPTGGRGGRGGRGRGRGGNRPAGRGKEEATWTPVTKLGRLVKEGKITTIEEIYLNALPIKEYEIIDHLLGTGLKDEVLKISPVQKQTTAGQRTRFKAVVAIGDQNGHVGLGVKCSKEVATAIRGAIITAKLAIIPVRRGYWGSKLGKPHTIPCKVSGKCASVLVRLIPAPRGTGIVSAPVPKKMLQMAGIEDCYTSAVGQTATLANFAKATFYAIRRTYTYLTPDLWKETELDKTPYQTHWESLANARA from the exons ATGGCTGAACGTGGAGGTTTCCAAGCTGGATTCGGATCCGCTCGCGGAGGACGTACAGAAGGAGGTGCTCCAACAGGAGGACGTGGTGGACGCGGAGGAAGAGGTCGTGGACGTGGTGGAAATCGTCCAGCCGGCCGTGGAAAAGAAGAAGCAACATGGACACCAGTTACAAAACTTGGACGTTTAGTTAAAGAAGGAAAAATTACAACAATTGAAGAAATTTATCTTAATGCTCTTCCAATCAAG gaaTACGAAATCATCGATCACCTTCTTGGAACTGGACTTAAAGATGAAGTATTGAAAATTTCACCTGTTCAAAAACAAACAACTGCCGGACAACGTACTCGTTTCAAGGCTGTTGTAGCTATAGGAGATCAAAATGGACATGTAGGTCTTGGAGTTAAATGCTCAAAAGAAGTTGCTACAGCTATTCGCGGAGCTATTATTACCGCAAAACTCGCTATTATCCCAGTTCGTAGAGGATATTGGGGATCAAAACTCGGAAAACCACACACAATCCCATGTAAAGTTTCAGGAAAGTGTGCTTCTGTCTTGGTAAGACTTATTCCAGCACCAAGAGGTACTGGTATTGTTTCTGCACCAGTTCCAAAGAAAATGCTTCAAATGGCTGGTATTGAAGATTGTTATACATCTGCTGTTGGACAAACTGCAACACTCGCTAACTTTGCTAAAGCTACATTTTATGCTATTAGAAGAACATACACTTATCTTACTCCAGATCTTTGGAAAGAAACCGAACTTGATAAGACTCCATACCAAACCCACTGGGAATCCTTGGCTAATGCACGGGCCTAA
- a CDS encoding Zinc finger, RING-type domain and Protease-associated domain, PA and Zinc finger, RING/FYVE/PHD-type domain-containing protein codes for MVNCCLRNMISILAFSPATFFLYLVITTNPVSPQFFLEIMHKHHTGTPISIKKCEATGANFGADLFNFQWMISKKGCALETFPANACDYNISMPILPSAKNISQCDGNFFALVPRGNCSFSRKAFNVQQYYKALIVYQDEKEKKPISMSGREEASKVEIPVIMITYKCMEELTRNYSFRDGQYFVLIKSAPVFYDLIKYLIPFLMCIGLCFIVLCVSLGIRLFRERRKLAKKRLSKANLKKIPVKKYVKNEEPDTCAICLEDFIEGEKLRVLYCNHAYHCKCIDPWLTKNRKVCPICKRKVGPSTGDSSSDEENVERGRQNNLYNEINNDGSLNSGINSTSTSETVPLLSNSMNTLQTTAGHENSLNSNNILRNTGEGVYIFSRENNDNERINTPPNLETGEINNIHNNEQQNILGIQKRNWSTKFGKVVGSMVGKILPNSLRNRTTGNIRNEDETESNPILQNYDQSTISSMENVSQVSQDTITTTVQGISAGISHTNIHENPMEIINEGYGTLLNSCTPNYGASIPINIVFTSPINDNSSTSTSTSPENIQSGNCKRGYNFRKERTNPTASSASIVESHTKKKSHSLSGKHVTIKVDNHSSSHGEDADDEDYDSSPFQKVNRKRLSSLKQDGKDRTKFKEENDDKNLNSQNDNNDSDLSQI; via the exons ATGGTTAATTGTTGTCTTCGAAATATGATTTCTATTCTTGCCTTTTCTCCTGctactttttttctttatttagtTATTACAACAAATCCTGTATCACCACAATTTTTTCTTGAAATAATGCATAAACATCATACTGGAACACCaataagtattaaaaaatgtgaGGCTACTGGTGCTAATTTTGGTGctgatttatttaattttcaatGGATGATATCAAAAAAAGGTTGTGCATTGGAGACATTTCCAGCAAATGCATGTGATTATAACATATCTATGCCAATTTTACCTTCtgctaaaaatatatcacaATGTGATGGAAATTTTTTTGCATTAGTACCAAGAGGTAATTGTAGTTTTAGTAGAAAG gcATTTAATGTtcaacaatattataaagcCTTAATTGTTTACCAGGAtgagaaagaaaaaaaaccaATTTCAATGTCTGGAAGAGAGGAAGCATCTAAAGTTGAGATACCAGTAATTATGATCACTTATAAATGTATGGAAGAATTAACAAGAAATTACAGTTTTAGAGATGGacaatattttgttttaataaaatcagCCCCCgttttttatgatttaattaaatatttaataccATTTTTAATGTGTATAGGATTATGTTTCATTGTTTTGTGTGTTAGTTtg gGTATACGATTATTTAGAGAAAGAAGAAAGTTAGCAAAAAAAAGACTTTCTAAAgcaaatttaaagaaaatacctgttaaaaaatatgtaaaaaatgaGGAACCAGATACATGTGCCATTTGTCTTGAGGATTTTATTGAGGGTGAAAAATTACGTGTTTTATATTGCAATCATGCTTATCATTGTAAATGTATTGATCCTTGGCTTACAAAAAATAGGAAAGTTTGCCCTATTTGTAAAAGAAAGGTTGGTCCAAGTACTGGGGATTCAAGTAGTGATGAAGAAAATGTTGAGAGAGGAAgacaaaataatttgtataatgaaattaataatgatgGGTCATTAAATAGTGGTATTAATTCAACATCTACTTCAGAGACTGTTCCATTATTATCTAATTCAATGAATACATTACAGACAACTGCTGGACATgaaaattcattaaatagtaataatatattacgGAACACGGGTGAGggagtatatattttttctcgggaaaataatgataatgaaagAATTAATACTCCACCAAATTTGGAAACGGGggaaattaataatattcataataatgaacaacaaaatatattaggGATACAGAAAAGAAACTGGTCAACGAAGTTTGGTAAAGTCGTTGGATCAATGGTTGGAAAAATTTTACCAAATTCATTGAGAAATAGAACAACGGGTAATATTAGAAATGAAGATGAAACGGAAAGTAATccaattttacaaaattatgaTCAATCTACAATTAGTTCAATGGAAAATGTTTCACAAGTTAGTCAAGATACTATAACAACAACTGTTCAAGGTATATCTGCTGGTATATCTCATACTAACATCCATGAAAATCCTAtggaaataataaatgaaggATATGGGACATTATTAAATTCATGTACTCCAAATTATGGAGCTTCTATACCAATTAATATAGTCTTTACTTCACCTATAAATGATAACTCATCAACAAGTACATCAACAAGTCCAGAAAATATTCAATCTGGTAATTGTAAACGTGGctataattttagaaaagaAAGAACCAATCCAACGGCATCTTCGGCTTCAATAGTAGAATCGCATACAAAGAAAAAGTCACATTCTTTGTCAGGAAAACATGTAACAATAAAAGTTGACAATCACTCGTCTTCTCATGGTGAAGATGCAGATGATGAAGATTATGATAGTAGTCCTTTTCAAAAAGTAAATCGAAAACGATTGTCATCATTGAAACAAGATGGTAAAGATAGAACTAAATTTAAAGAAGAGAATGacgataaaaatttaaattcacaaaatgataataatgacAGTGATTTAAgtcaaatttaa